A section of the uncultured Desulfosarcina sp. genome encodes:
- a CDS encoding AAA domain-containing protein, protein MEQVEKTFPELREQVLMRLNKAGRPLTTRELGSRLRAARMRIPDYQIAAQLSILLKEESVSLEGNRWRFIHQSGIESQDVAISLPILSSDTNEQLGWRRTQLEDRENDPSEPSEPETTEPEETDGGAEAAWLNLTARWALFRKLVAYYRQCIRNEEGADASAYQNQLGERFIYLRKVGHWHPWPGTPWQSSIPLGDHLAGLLRCLPGPTDEDTLVVGYPIHGYFKERPGEPPISVIRPIFYFPVEYTINLNNLLVRNNNPKLEINFNWLEYAFSRRRESQGSFLSACGFINRSRPNDEVPGLELGETSPNLQSLSSALKSFMPDKIFEPLNIDSVTDIPLNEPFNTGIYNRAVLMVAKKTRFSVTLLKELAAIEKAPDEVLDQTALRMLFSKNDQPRQSPDNFIHEELVIDTTRLNAEQRWAVASLINQPLTVVTGPPGTGKSQVVSAAATNARLHNQTVLFASRNHKAIDAVYNRLIDDDGRPLIVRTNSKDDPNLNYTFYKAIKDLLRDQPNPDGAKRISFLREEISQLLVKRGESARVARQWAKIGTELGEIEERMGYLSCEFPDGMASFLDFNPSLFPQRNFKRISKIAKNMAQESNPQTFRRRFSRFWRCWMLMPWYRLAIKRLKAIPGSPKLPPWPTPEGLGTVFQDFLLLEKAAEYAQLRISSKSIEEKSRELPPLEDLTVSLADVTERLKKTAHQAMQLDLDSRRGLPEDANREELMGLNAALLAKL, encoded by the coding sequence ATGGAACAAGTAGAGAAAACCTTTCCAGAACTTCGTGAACAGGTATTGATGCGCTTAAATAAAGCAGGCCGGCCGTTAACGACAAGGGAACTCGGTTCTCGTTTGCGTGCTGCAAGAATGCGAATCCCAGATTATCAGATAGCTGCTCAGCTATCTATCCTTCTTAAGGAAGAGTCTGTGTCACTTGAGGGGAATCGTTGGCGCTTTATACATCAATCAGGAATAGAGTCTCAAGATGTCGCTATCTCCTTACCTATATTGTCATCAGATACAAATGAACAGCTTGGCTGGCGAAGAACTCAGCTGGAAGACCGAGAAAATGACCCTTCTGAACCTTCTGAACCAGAAACTACAGAGCCTGAAGAAACAGATGGGGGGGCAGAGGCTGCTTGGTTGAATTTAACTGCGCGTTGGGCTCTGTTTAGAAAGCTTGTAGCTTACTATCGTCAGTGTATCAGGAATGAAGAGGGTGCAGATGCTTCGGCCTATCAGAACCAACTCGGTGAACGATTTATCTATCTCAGAAAAGTCGGGCATTGGCACCCTTGGCCGGGGACTCCCTGGCAATCCTCTATTCCGCTTGGGGATCACCTTGCGGGCCTTTTAAGATGTTTGCCTGGTCCTACAGATGAGGACACTCTGGTCGTTGGCTATCCGATTCATGGATACTTCAAAGAACGTCCAGGAGAGCCTCCCATTAGCGTCATTCGCCCAATTTTTTATTTTCCTGTCGAATATACGATCAATCTAAACAACCTTTTGGTTCGAAATAATAACCCCAAACTGGAAATAAATTTCAACTGGCTGGAATATGCTTTTAGTAGGCGGCGGGAAAGCCAAGGGAGTTTTTTATCGGCCTGTGGATTCATTAACCGGTCACGGCCCAATGATGAAGTGCCAGGGTTGGAACTGGGAGAGACCTCACCAAATCTTCAAAGCTTGAGTTCGGCATTAAAATCGTTCATGCCGGATAAAATCTTCGAACCTCTAAATATCGACTCTGTTACTGATATTCCCCTGAATGAACCCTTTAACACGGGCATATATAACAGAGCTGTTTTAATGGTGGCAAAAAAAACACGCTTTTCGGTCACCTTGCTCAAAGAGCTTGCAGCCATTGAAAAGGCTCCGGATGAAGTCTTAGATCAAACCGCCTTGAGGATGCTATTCTCCAAGAATGACCAGCCTCGTCAATCTCCTGACAATTTTATTCACGAAGAATTGGTTATCGATACCACCCGACTGAATGCGGAACAGCGGTGGGCTGTGGCGTCATTGATAAACCAACCGCTTACAGTCGTGACAGGTCCGCCGGGAACCGGGAAAAGCCAAGTTGTATCAGCCGCGGCGACGAACGCCAGACTTCATAACCAAACCGTACTTTTCGCAAGCCGGAACCACAAGGCCATAGACGCTGTTTACAACCGCCTGATAGACGATGATGGTCGTCCTTTGATAGTGCGAACCAACTCAAAAGATGATCCGAATCTCAATTACACTTTTTATAAAGCTATAAAAGACTTGCTCCGGGACCAACCAAATCCAGATGGAGCAAAGCGAATTTCCTTTCTTAGGGAAGAAATCTCTCAGCTTCTTGTGAAAAGAGGTGAATCAGCAAGAGTTGCAAGACAATGGGCGAAGATTGGAACTGAACTGGGGGAAATAGAAGAGCGCATGGGCTATTTAAGCTGTGAGTTTCCGGACGGAATGGCCTCATTCCTGGATTTTAACCCCTCTTTATTTCCACAGCGGAATTTTAAGCGCATCTCTAAAATTGCTAAAAATATGGCTCAAGAGAGTAACCCTCAAACATTCAGACGAAGATTCAGCAGGTTTTGGCGTTGTTGGATGCTCATGCCATGGTATCGCTTGGCTATAAAGCGTTTAAAAGCGATCCCGGGGAGTCCAAAATTACCGCCGTGGCCAACTCCAGAGGGATTAGGAACCGTATTTCAAGATTTCCTACTGCTTGAGAAGGCAGCTGAATACGCTCAGTTGAGAATTAGTTCTAAGTCGATTGAAGAAAAGTCACGGGAGCTTCCTCCTTTGGAAGATTTGACGGTTTCGCTTGCAGATGTGACGGAACGGCTAAAAAAAACCGCACATCAGGCCATGCAACTCGATTTGGATAGCCGCCGCGGCCTCCCTGAAGATGCCAATCGCGAAGAGTTGATGGGGTTGAACGCGGCCTTGTTGGCTAAACTGTAG
- a CDS encoding IS481 family transposase gives MLNGTKTVIKHKIGLLNLAEELGNVSKACRIMGLSRDTFYRYQNAVEQGGVDALVDQNRRKPNIKNRTDEITEAAVVAYAVEQPAFGQVRASNELRKRGVFISPSGVRCVWLRHQLARFKDRLKALEDKMAKENLILTESQVQALERKKQDDIAAGEIETAHPGYLGSQDTFYVGTLKGVGRIYQQTFIDTYAKVGFAKLYTTKTPITAADLLNDKVLPFYEKHELPLLRVLTDRGTEYCGKAETHDYQLYLAINDIEHTKTKARSPQTNGICERFHKTMLQEFYQVTFRKKIYRDIETLQFDLDLWLEQYNHERTHQGKMCCGRTPMETLEDGKRLWEEKKIA, from the coding sequence ATGCTGAATGGTACCAAAACCGTCATCAAACACAAGATCGGATTGTTGAACCTGGCCGAGGAACTGGGCAACGTATCCAAAGCCTGCCGGATCATGGGGCTTTCCCGTGACACCTTTTACCGCTATCAAAATGCCGTTGAACAAGGCGGCGTCGATGCCCTCGTCGATCAAAACCGCCGCAAACCCAATATTAAAAACCGCACAGACGAAATAACCGAGGCTGCTGTCGTAGCCTATGCCGTTGAACAACCGGCCTTTGGCCAAGTGCGTGCCAGCAACGAATTGCGTAAGCGGGGCGTGTTCATTTCCCCCAGTGGTGTCCGGTGTGTATGGCTGCGTCACCAATTGGCTCGCTTTAAAGACCGGCTCAAGGCCCTTGAGGACAAAATGGCCAAGGAGAATCTGATTCTTACCGAAAGCCAGGTCCAGGCATTAGAACGGAAAAAGCAAGACGACATCGCTGCTGGGGAGATCGAGACGGCTCATCCAGGTTATCTGGGATCACAGGATACCTTTTATGTCGGAACCCTTAAGGGCGTGGGCAGGATCTATCAGCAAACCTTTATCGATACGTATGCCAAGGTCGGTTTTGCCAAACTCTATACCACCAAGACGCCGATCACTGCTGCCGATTTGCTCAATGATAAGGTGCTGCCCTTTTATGAAAAGCATGAGTTGCCGCTGCTTCGCGTCTTAACCGACAGGGGTACCGAGTATTGCGGCAAAGCTGAAACCCACGATTATCAATTGTATCTGGCTATTAACGACATCGAACACACCAAGACCAAGGCCAGATCGCCGCAAACCAACGGTATCTGCGAACGCTTCCACAAAACCATGCTACAGGAATTTTATCAGGTGACCTTCAGAAAGAAGATTTATCGGGATATCGAAACGCTTCAGTTTGATCTTGACCTGTGGCTTGAACAGTACAATCATGAGCGAACCCATCAGGGGAAAATGTGCTGCGGCAGAACCCCGATGGAAACCCTTGAAGATGGCAAACGACTCTGGGAAGAGAAAAAAATAGCCTGA
- a CDS encoding AAA domain-containing protein has protein sequence MVLVVWLPPSSKPVTLTFSSALSDQIETNPAKQTGLDEGRIRSKAVKVLKDRISYVLSRLPCWAVTNLSAGSRLPLIAGMFDLVIVDEASQSDIPSAIPLLFRARRAGVVGDPFQLTHCSKLSTAKDTLLRREVGIQRIEDVRYTYSEHSLFDLFAGTNGVVPVFLSETYRSNTEIAGYSNSIFYNGRLRVATDLSGLKVPDGFKAGIHWTDIVGGVKSAGGSGCFCQEEVKAVTHIVREMLIDNNYRGTLGIVTPFRQQANRIRDTLHESDMDLYRRLEIADVHVDTAHGFQGDERDVIIFSLCAGPEMPIGSRGFLRENANLFNVAASRARAVLHIVGNHEWARKSKIRHVERLTVEPTMNSQPIRQSPWHPHESPYEKMFFDELKSAGLEPRPQFPVRSRRLDMALIRKGDSPIKLDIEVDGDCHRNSDGTRKIDDTWRDIQLQAMGWKVLRFWTYKLREDMPGCVKTVLNAWGIK, from the coding sequence ATGGTTTTGGTGGTTTGGTTGCCACCTTCATCAAAACCGGTAACCCTCACTTTTTCAAGTGCGTTGTCAGATCAAATCGAAACTAATCCAGCTAAACAAACTGGTTTGGACGAAGGTCGTATACGTTCAAAAGCAGTCAAGGTACTCAAGGACCGTATATCATATGTTTTGTCCAGATTACCATGCTGGGCTGTAACCAATTTATCTGCTGGTTCGCGCCTTCCTCTGATCGCTGGAATGTTTGACTTGGTCATTGTTGATGAGGCCAGTCAGTCGGACATCCCCTCAGCAATACCATTGCTCTTCCGAGCTCGCAGAGCAGGGGTTGTTGGCGACCCATTTCAATTGACCCACTGTTCAAAGCTGTCCACGGCAAAGGACACTCTCCTGCGTCGCGAGGTGGGGATTCAGCGAATTGAGGATGTCCGCTATACCTATTCGGAACACTCTTTATTCGACCTGTTTGCTGGCACCAATGGAGTTGTGCCTGTCTTTTTAAGCGAAACTTATCGCAGTAACACCGAGATCGCCGGATATTCAAACAGTATCTTCTACAATGGGCGGCTTAGGGTCGCGACGGATTTATCCGGCCTCAAAGTGCCTGATGGTTTCAAGGCTGGCATACATTGGACAGACATAGTAGGGGGAGTGAAAAGTGCGGGAGGTAGTGGGTGTTTCTGTCAAGAGGAAGTTAAAGCCGTCACCCATATCGTCCGCGAGATGCTCATCGATAACAACTACAGGGGAACATTGGGTATTGTTACCCCATTTCGCCAACAGGCAAACCGTATACGTGACACCCTTCATGAATCCGATATGGATTTGTATCGCCGCCTTGAAATAGCCGATGTCCACGTTGACACAGCCCATGGCTTTCAGGGGGATGAGCGCGATGTCATCATTTTCAGCCTTTGTGCTGGACCAGAGATGCCCATCGGCTCCAGAGGTTTTTTAAGGGAGAACGCAAACTTGTTCAATGTTGCCGCTAGCCGTGCCAGGGCTGTCTTGCATATTGTTGGCAATCATGAATGGGCCAGAAAATCTAAGATTCGCCATGTAGAACGACTGACAGTCGAGCCGACGATGAACAGTCAACCTATTAGGCAGAGTCCTTGGCATCCGCACGAGTCACCATATGAAAAAATGTTTTTTGATGAATTAAAGTCTGCCGGGCTTGAACCTCGGCCACAGTTCCCGGTTAGAAGTCGACGATTGGACATGGCACTCATTAGGAAGGGTGACTCACCTATTAAGTTGGATATCGAGGTGGATGGTGATTGTCACCGCAATTCCGATGGAACACGGAAAATTGATGACACTTGGCGGGACATTCAACTCCAAGCGATGGGTTGGAAAGTCCTTCGTTTTTGGACCTATAAATTGCGTGAAGATATGCCGGGATGCGTAAAAACCGTTCTCAATGCGTGGGGTATAAAATGA